A stretch of Pygocentrus nattereri isolate fPygNat1 chromosome 8, fPygNat1.pri, whole genome shotgun sequence DNA encodes these proteins:
- the stx5a gene encoding syntaxin-5a, translated as MTCRDRTLEFQSACKSLQGRQIQNGTQAKPTLNALKQRSDFTVMAKRIGKDLSNTFAKLEKLTILAKRKSLFDDKSVEIEELTYIIKQDINSLNKQIAQLQDLVRSRSGQNGRHIQTHSNTIVVSLQSKLASMSNDFKSVLEVRTENLKQQRSRREQFSQAPVSASPLIANNFNSSVLMQDESRSLGSDVAIDMDSRANPLQLQLIDEQDSYIQSRADTMQNIESTIVELGSIFQQLAHMVKEQEETIQRIDSNVEDTQLNVEMAHSEILKYFQSVSSNRWLMIKIFLVLVVFFIIFVVFLA; from the exons ATGACGTGTAGAGACCGCACGCTTGAGTTTCAGTCCGCTTGTAAGTCACTGCAGGGGAGACAGATACAG AATGGTACACAGGCGAAGCCCACCCTTAATGCTCTTAAACAGCGAAGTGACTTTACAGTCATGGCAAA GAGAATTGGGAAAGACCTGAGTAACACTTTTGCCAAACTGGAAAAGCTAACTATTT tggcCAAAAGGAAGTCTCTGTTTGATGATAAATCTGTTGAGATTGAAGAATTAACCTATATTATAAAGCAG GACATCAACAGTTTGAATAAACAGATAGCACAGCTACAAGATCTGGTACGCTCCCGCAGTGGACAGAATGGACGCCACATTCAGACGCATTCCAACACGATTGTCGTCTCTCTCCAG tcaAAGCTGGCATCAATGTCTAATGATTTCAAGTCAGTGTTGGAAGTGAGAACAGAG AATCTAAAGCAACAGCGTAGCAGGAGAGAACAGTTCTCTCAGGCGCCAGTATCTGCCTCTCCTCTTATTGCCAACAACTTCA ATAGCTCAGTACTGATGCAGGATGAATCTAGAAGCCTGGGTAGTGATGTGGCCATTGACATGGACTCAAGAGCAAATCCCCTCCAACTGCAGCTTATTGATGAGCAG GACTCATACATCCAGAGTCGAGCAGATACCATGCAAAACATTGAGAGCACCATTGTGGAGCTGGGCTCCATCTTCCAGCAGCTGGCACACATGGTCAAAGAGCAGGAGGAGACCATACAGAG GATTGATTCCAATGTGGAGGACACTCAGCTGAACGTGGAAATGGCCCACTCTGAGATTCTCAAATACTTTCAGTCGGTCTCCTCCAACCGCTGGCTTATGATCAAGATATTCCTTGTGCTTGTTGTTTTCTTCATCATCTTTGTGGTCTTCCTTGCCTGA
- the zgc:162144 gene encoding RD3 domain-containing protein translates to MFPWSAVFSLEPKVPGQRTPEELVTNTLMLELGAMVKRTERIRLERATEVRRRRGSSSSVDYSWLAGPQPHVPYELTPGDVLDLQELCAQIPPSQCGPVIVRFRKLVTGYEPEVHEVPQLFRSVLRACLEEARGDAELQARNGRCDKQRSKSLSFVTFRSKLRTLSRGRGSFGGSRGNLQEEPAWSDEEEEEEVAGHAGAVARARRGRSQSMPEIIPMEQAAQS, encoded by the exons ATGTTCCCCTGGTCTGCTGTGTTCTCTCTGGAGCCAAAAGTGCCAGGCCAGCGCACTCCAGAGGAGCTGGTTACCAACACACTGATGCTGGAACTGGGGGCCATGGTGAAGAGAACCGAACGCATCCGTCTGGAGAGGGCCACTGAGGTCCGCCGCCGTCGTGGCTCCTCATCCTCAGTGGACTATAGCTGGCTGGCCGGGCCTCAGCCCCACGTCCCCTACGAGCTCACACCTGGAGACGTGCTGGACCTTCAAGAACTCTGTGCCCAGATACCTCCTTCACAGTGCGGCCCCGTCATTGTCAG GTTCCGTAAACTGGTGACGGGGTATGAGCCAGAAGTGCATGAGGTGCCGCAGCTCTTCCGCTCTGTGCTGCGGGCCTGCCTGGAGGAGGCTCGGGGAGACGCGGAGCTGCAGGCCAGGAACGGCCGCTGTGACAAGCAGCGCAGTAAGAGCCTGTCCTTCGTCACCTTCCGCTCCAAACTGCGCACACTAAGCCGCGGCAGGGGGAGCTTCGGGGGGTCCAGAGGAAACCTGCAGGAGGAGCCCGCCTGGTCTgacgaggaggaagaggaggaggtcGCGGGGCACGCAGGCGCCGTGGCGAGAGCAAGGAGGGGGAGGAGCCAGAGCATGCCGGAAATCATCCCCATGGAGCAGGCTGCTCAAAGCTGA